The window TTCAAGCCCTTGTTCAGATATCTGATCCTGGAATGTCAGCAACACTTTGATGTGTTCGGTTATCTGAGTTCTTGTCTCTCTGATTTGATCAAGGGTTGTTTTGGCTCTCTCCTGAATCACCTCTGGGGCGCTGTTGTTAATGGCTGAATCTGAGGTAAGTTGCCAGAGGGTAATCATTTCATCAAGTTGCCTGCTATCCTCATCTAATAACTCTGAACGTTCTTCAAGTGTCTCTTCCCACTTTTTGAGTTTATTAAGCTGCATATTCCATTCCTGTTTGAGTTTCTGCAATTTCCATTTGGTCAGGTTGTTGAGTGAACGATAGATCCAACTGGAGTGTACCCTGTTCATGGAAGAGAGGAAGAGCGGTAATTCTTCTCTTATTGTCAGGATTTCAGTTATAGGCTCAATGTCCTTTTTTATTTTATTCAGGAGGAGGTACGTCTCCTGAGCTCGGTTTGAGATCTTCGTAATCGGGATTGGCACCGGTTTTTCAGGTTCCTGAGTTTCCTGTTTGGTATCGGTTTGCGGTGCGGCTTGCTCCAGGGTTTGTGCCGGAAGAGAACACGAGCAAAAGAAGAGAAAAAAGATGATAGAGATCACCCAGCAATGTTTCATAATAACAATCTTCAGGAGTAAGAGTAATAATCAGATTGTAACAGTAATTATTTTTCAGCATTATCTTGGAAGGAAACCGATAAAGCAATGATTTTTTGGTTGCATTATAAGAGGTTATGATGATAAAGCTTAAATGTAGTAAGCAGTGAACCACGTTAACTATTTGCATTTTTTACACGGTAATGGTAATATTTTTGTGATTAGATAGTGAAAACCTAATATGATATATTACATTTCAAATTATCGTACCGGTTTGTGTTCAAAGGAATATTATTCTTCGATTCATGATGCCGGCTAATCAATATTAACAGGGGGAAAAGATGAAGGTGCTTTTAATTCGATTTCTGTCTTTAGTTATACTGTTGTCATGGATTCCGGCCTGCAAGACATATAGTCCGGTTCCGATTGAGAAGGTACCTTTCCTCGATCGCTCACAGACCCAGACCATTGGCGGGGTAACCGTAACGGCAGCTGTTCTTTCACATGAGGAGAGTGAGCAGATATTTGGCAGACCACTGGCTGAAAAGGGAATCCAGCCCGTCTGGCTGGAGATTGTAAACAGAGAAGATCTCCCGTATGCACTTATATCCAGATACCTTGATCCAACGTACTTTTCTGCTTCTGAGACAGCTCGCATGAATGCAGTATCGAAAAAAGATATAGACGAGCAGATGGCGAAAGACTACCGGAAATTAGCTATTGATATCCGGGTGCCTCCCGGCCAAACAAGGTCTGGTTTTGTGTTTACCCGGTTAGATTTCGGTACCAAGGTAGTATCAGTTCTCTTATTTGGACCAAAACAGGTAAGATCACTTGTCTTTTATATTACCGTACCCGGCCTTGAGCTTGATTACCAGGATGTTGACTTTGATAAACTGTATAAAAAGGAAGAACTGATTGTATTCGATGAAGAAAAGGCATTTCGTGAGATGCTCACCAATTTTCAATGTTGCACAGAAAATGAAAAGGGTACAAAAGATGGTGACCCATTGAATCTTGTATTGATTGGAAGCCGTAATGAATTATTTGGTGCTCTTGCCAGAGTTGGTTGGGATGAGACAGAAGCAGTTACCTTTTCTACTGCACTGAAGACTGCGAAGGCCTTCTTTTCCGGGGATATGTACATGAACGCTCCGATTAGTCCACAGTACCTCTTTGGCCGCAGTCAGGATGTTGCACTTCAGAAGGGACGCGACTCGATTCACGAACGTAACCACTTGCGTCTGTGGCTCTCTCCATGGATTTTCCTGGGAAAAAACGTCTGGATAGGCCAGATCAGCCGGGATATTGGTATTCGGTTAACAACAGGAGTCTGGAATCTTACAACCCATGAAATAGACCCTGAGGTGGACGACTCTCGTGACTACCTGATATCTGATATCATGTCTGTACAAGGACTATCCAAGTTTGGATTTGTCAAAGGCGTAGGCGAGGCCACACCTGAAAACCCTCGTAAGATCCTGCTTGGAGATGAGTACTGGACAGATGGACTTCGCGCCGTAATGCTCTTATCAGAGGAACCAGTTGCCATGGATGAAGTCAGTTTTTTTATCTGGGATTTTAAAATGAAAGGAGCTAAAGAAGTAATTGAAAGGGTGGGACGGGAAGCTTTATCTAGCCCTTAATGAGCTATTTCCCTGCGTTGAAAACTCGACCGATTCGGAGACGCTGTTTTTTTCTCGCGCTGACTTTCGGACTACGCGACGATCCTCCGGCGGCGCTGGCGCGGACGATGTGGGGTGTGTCGAACGCGCCCGGAAAGACGCCGGTATTGAGCAACCGATTTACTTTAGTGCCTGCACAACCGACGGCAAGCGGTTGTGGGCCGTGCGCTACTCCAGCAACAACGTGTCGCGGACGCAGTATCACAGTTGTAACATCCACGCCTTCAGTTGTCTGGATGCACGTTCTGGTACGTCGCTTAACTTTGATGACATACGCACCAAAGTCGGTATCAATCTTTCTGTTATGTGTTCCTGTTGTATTCATGTTTTAGACTAATGGTGGAAACCAGATGCCTCGTCAGCCGTCATCGGCGTGTGGACCGGGTGCTGTTTAAAATAGTCGATCGCGCGATTCATGTCGTCCACCAACAGCGAGCCAAGGTCCCGGCTGACACCGTGACGTAACAGAATCCGCTGAATCGAGATATTCTGACAATTAGGGGGCAGGGAATAGTCGGGCACTTGCCAACCGCGACTTCTCAGCCGATCCGCGAAGTCGTAGAGTCTGAAGCCCGGGTTGACGTCACTTTTTATTTTCCATCACAGCGCCGGAATGCCGGCATCCTCACCGAAAGATCTGCTGATGCGTAAAACCTCGTCTTCGAGGCTGTCTCTTACCGAGTCTTTTTCATGTAGGGGCATCTCTCTCTCCTCAATATTTAAACTGTTAGCTGACCGCCGGTGATCGAAAACCGTTGGCTATAAATTTGACTGCTGCTTCACGGAACGCCAAGCTCGTTTTCTCCTTCACGACAGCCAAACTATAGCAGATTTTAGCTTGTGCTTGCTTTTAAATACATTTCTGCTTATAATGATTCCCTGCCCGGATGAAACGACTTAGTCGGGCAGGGTTTATTGGGTGACAGTTTTTATTTTTGTTTTTTTTTGTAACATTGAAAGGAGAAACAAAGAAATGAGACCGTTCTACTTAACCATGTTAGCGCTATCTGCTTTTATGATTGGGGTATCGGGGCTTTCTGCCGATACATCATCATCAGAAGGAACGAGAGAAGATTCGAATGTAAAAACTACTGCTGGTTTATCGAACGACAGAAAACCGGGAACAGAAGCCATTCGTGCGAAACAACCCAAACAGCGACAAACCTCCGAAAAAATTGGTGAGAAAAAAGGACAAAATAGAGCTCCAGTCAACAAAACCAAACCACTATTACTGGCTCAGGCAGGCACAAGTTCCCCTTCAGATCAACCGGAAACGGAATCTGAGAAAAAGGGTGATAAGACTCCCAACATTGTCATTATCTGGGGTGACGACATCGGGCAAAGCAACATCAGCGCCTACACCATGGGGATGATGGGCTACCGAACGCCCAACATCGATCGCGTAGCCAGGGAGGGGATGATCTTCACTGACTACTATGCGGAGCAGAGCTGCACCGCCGGTCGATCGGCCTTTATTACGGGCCAGAGCGTTTTCCGCACAGGGCTCAGTAAGGTCGGCCTGCCGGGTGCCGACCTTGGTCTCCGCGAGGAAGATCCCACAATTGCCGAGCTGCTTAAGCCGCTCGGCTATGCTACCGGCCAGTTTGGCAAGAACCACCTGGGCGACAAGGACGAGATGCTGCCAACAAATCACGGCTTCGATGAGTTCTACGGTAATCTCTATCACCTTAATGCTGAAGAAGAGCCTGAGTTGCCGGATTATCCGAAGGACCCTGAGTTTCGTAAGAAGTACGGGCCGCGGGGTGTAATCCACAGCTTTGCCGACGGCAGGATCGAGGATACCGGTCCCTTGACCAGGAAGCGCATGGAAACTATCGATGACGACGTGGCAGCCAGGTCAGTCACGTTTATTGAAGAGCAGCACAAGGCTGGCAACCCCTTCTTCGTGTGGGTAAATTTTACCCACATGCACTTCCGGACTCATACGAAGCCGGAAAGCCTGGGTCAATCCGGCCGTTGGCAGAGTCCCTATCACGACACTATGATTGACCATGACAGAAACGTCGGGCAGGTCCTGGATAAGCTTGATGAGTTGGGAATTTCTGAGAATACGATTGTCATGTATGGCACGGATAACGGGCCGCACATGAACTCGTGGCCTGATGCTGCCATGACACCCTTCCGGAACGAGAAGAACTCCAACTGGGAAGGCGCCTACCGCGTCCCCGCCATGGTGCGTTGGCCCGGAAAGATCAAACCCGGTACGGTCTCAAACGACATTATGTCGCACATGGACTGGTTACCCACGCTGCTTGCGGCTGCCGGAGACGCTGACATCAAGGAAAAACTTCTGAAAGGTCATAAAGCCGGGAACAAGACCTTTAAGGTCCACCTCGATGGTTACAACTTCCTGCCGTACTTAACCGGTAAGGAGCAGAAAAGTCCCCGTGAGGAATTCATTTACTTTTCCGACGACGGTGGATTGACTGGACTACGCTATGATAACTGGAAGCTGGTCTTTTCCGAGCAAAGACAACAGGGTACCCTGCAGATTTGGTTTGAACCTTTTACCCAACTGCGCGCGCCCAAGCTCTTCAACCTGCGCATGGATCCGTATGAACGGGCGGACGTGACCTCAAACACCTATTGGGATTGGTTGATTGATCATGTGTTCTTATTCGTCCCGGCACAGGACATTGTGGGCGAGTTCCTGCAAACTTTTAAGGAGTTTCCGCCACGTCAGAAAGCAGCAAGTTTTACCGTTGACCAGGTCATGGAAAAGCTGGCTCCCCAGTCACACTAAGTCGCACCAGCTGTTCTGCAAGCGGACATTGAGTTGTCGGTAGGGTACCATTCAGGATAGACTGCGCATGGCCATGCGCAGTCTATCCTGGTTTAAGGTAACGTGATGACCTCGATATCCGGTGTGAGGCTTTTTACTCAGTTGCATGCGCCTGAACGGTTCAATCCGCCGGAACCGTATGGATCATGGGAGCATAATTTCAAATACCTGAACCCTTTGCATTGTCACACAGATTTGTTACAAGATCATAAGGTTCGCCTGCTCGGCCTTACTGTGAACTGGCGAAGAGAGTAGACGTCTCATGTCTCATCTCTTCTCGAACGGGAAAATGTGTTTCCAGTCGCGCTTCATGTCAACGACTGTCCATCCTTTCTCCTGCGCCTCGTCGAGAGCTCTGTCGAGGCGGCCAATAGAAGAAGAGCGGTCGTAAGCCCATTCACGGTCGGCGTCAGTATGGTGAATAAGGCAGGCTAAACGCTGTCCGCTGCCGGCGGTCGTCCATTGGAGCATTTGCAAATCGCCATCGGAGTTACCGAACGCTGCGATGGGACGGCGACCAATATGCTGATTAATGCCAACCGGTTTACCACCTTTGTCGTCAATGAAGTTGATCTCCGGCAGACGCACGAGCACAGGCGTGCCGTCGTGTAATGCAAATTTAGTCTTGATGCTGCTGCCGATGACTTGCTCGGGCGGAATGCCATAGATCCTTTCTGTCCAGGGGCGCATGAACTCGATGCCTCCGCCGGAGACAAGGTAAGTCTTAAAACCTTTGGTGCGTAAATAGGAGAGTAGTTCAATCATCGGCTCATAGACCATGTCCGTGTATGGACGTCCTGTCTTCGGATGCTTTGCCGTGGCCAGCCAATCAGTTACCGCCTGCGAGAACTGATCCGTTGTGTTACCTGCGTGAGTAGCCATGACAAGTTCGAGCACTGCGCGCTCGCCGCCGGCCATGACAGTCTTGAGATCACCTTCGAGCACCGCTTTAAAGGGTTGTTTGTCTTTCCATTCTGGATGCATCGGCGCAAGCATCTTCACGCGGTCGAGTGCAAATGCGAGCTGGAAATAGATGGGCTGTTCAGACCATAACGTACCGTCGTTGTCGAAGACCGCTATGCGCTCGGCGGTCTCAACATAATCAGGGCTCCCTTCCTCTGTAACCTTCTCAACAAATTCAACGATGGACTGTTTCGGTGCACCGTCCTTCCATAGAGGCAGGGTATCGATGGTCTGATCTGTTGCTAGACATCCGGAGAGCAGGGCTGCTGCCAGAGCAAAGGCTACAACAAGCATTCGATCTATTGCACGTCTTCTTTCATGTTCGATTGTTTTCATCTGATATCTCTTTCTCCCGTACCAGCAATCGGGTAAACAGGCAGTTTCTGAATAACACAACAGTTACAGTTGGCTCCAGCCAAACTCTATTTTCAGAAAAAATATACTACACGCTTATTGGACGAAAATAAAGAGTTAATTGTATAAAACATAAAATAATGAAATATATGATAAAGCGACTGATGCTAACGTTTTATTTTTCCAAAAGTAAAGGCTGAGTAGTAAAGATTAATCAGGCCACCTCATATTCAGAACATCATAATGTATTTTGTTTGTTAATGTATTTCTTGTTGTATATAATGTTTTCTTTGTACCTGGAGAAGCAACTCCTTTATGATAGCTGAGAAAGTGTACCTTCAATATATTCCTGAGTGCATTCAAAAAAATGTTAGAGCAAATAGATAATAATTCTAACAAAAGATCCTTTCTGCACCAAAATAATCGTTTCCTCGCCCCCATAAGTATTATTGTCCTGATATCATTTATGGTATTGCTGCAAAGTGGCTGTGATAATAAGGGTAATCAACCAAGACTTGATACTGTTGTAAAGCCTGAAAAAGCCGAATTCGTTGACCGACAAAGTTGTAGAGAGTGTCATGAAAAGCAATACAGAGAGTGGAAAGATTCCCATCACGATCTCGCAATGGACGTTGCCACCGAAGAAACCGTTCTTGGTGATTTCAACAACTCGACCTTTATCAGTTATGATCTCACGACAACGTTTTTCAGGCAAGACGGAAAATTTATTGTTCGCACAGATGGCCCGGATGGTAAACTTCATGATTACGAAATACGTTATGTACTCGGATCTGACCCGCTTCAACAATATATGATTGAGTTTCCCGATGGACGGATACAGGTGCTGGACATTGCCTGGGACACACATTCCAGAGAAGAAGGAGGCCAGCGCTGGTTTCACCTCCATCCGGAAGAGGAGATCACACCGGAACACCTCTTTCACTGGACAAGAAGATTTCTCAACTGGAACTATATGTGCGCCGAGTGCCACACAACAAATCTCCAGAAAAACTATGATCTCGAAACAGATACTTTTAAGACTACCTGGTCTGAGATAGATGTGGGCTGTCAGGCATGCCACGGGCCGGGATCCAATCATGTAGAGTGGGCACGCTATCTTCAGGATACAGGGACAAAGAGTGACAGATACAGAAACAGGGGGCTGGAAGTAAATCTTAAAGCCGATGATTCTCATATTCAGGTTGAGGCATGTGCCCGCTGCCATTCCCGCCGTAACGGATTACGAAAGGACTATCACTACGGAAAACGATTTATGGATTATTATGTACCCCAGATATTAATAGATCCCTTATATTATCCTGATGGTCAGATCCTGGACGAAGTGTATGTTTTCGGCTCATTTATTCAATCAGAGAAATATCATCAGGGTGTCAGGTGCACTGATTGTCATGATCCTCACACTGCCAGACTTCATACCGATGGTAATGAACTGTGCAAACGGTGTCATTCCACGGCACCAGTACGAGAGTTTGATTCAGTTATCCTTAAGGACTATGACACACCTGAACACCATTTTCATAAACAGGATTCCCCCGGGGCCTCTTGTGTAGAGTGTCATATGCCGGAAACCAAATACATGATAGTTGATCCCCGTCGTGACCACAGTTTCCGTATTCCTCGTCCGGACCTCTCCATAAAGCTGGACATTCCTAATGCCTGCAACAGATGCCATGAAGATAAAACTCCCCTTTGGGCTGCAAATAAAGTCGATGAATGGTATCCCTTTACTCAAGATATACGGAAGAATGAAATACATTTTGCCGGGATATTCTCAGCAGGTCAGGCAGGAAAACCGGAAGCCGGTCCCTGGTTAATCAAACTGGCGAAAGATGTTTCCCGACCGTCAATCGTCAGGGCTACGGCGCTCCATATTTTACAGCACTACAAAAACGAGCAAACGCTTCATGTGATGTCTCTCTCTCTCAAGGATGATGATCCACTGATACGATATGAAGCATTGAGAGGCCTTTCAGCATTAATACCAAACACGTCAGATACTGACATGCAATCCAGGAAACTATTGCTCCTCACACCGTTATTAAAAGATGCAACACGCGCGGTACGTACAGAAGCGGCTCGTTCCATGACTGAAGTGCCCGAAGAGTTGAGATCTCATGCGCAGCTTCATTATTTCGAGAAGGCATTGGAAGAATATAAACA is drawn from Candidatus Scalindua sp. and contains these coding sequences:
- a CDS encoding LssY C-terminal domain-containing protein, with product MKVLLIRFLSLVILLSWIPACKTYSPVPIEKVPFLDRSQTQTIGGVTVTAAVLSHEESEQIFGRPLAEKGIQPVWLEIVNREDLPYALISRYLDPTYFSASETARMNAVSKKDIDEQMAKDYRKLAIDIRVPPGQTRSGFVFTRLDFGTKVVSVLLFGPKQVRSLVFYITVPGLELDYQDVDFDKLYKKEELIVFDEEKAFREMLTNFQCCTENEKGTKDGDPLNLVLIGSRNELFGALARVGWDETEAVTFSTALKTAKAFFSGDMYMNAPISPQYLFGRSQDVALQKGRDSIHERNHLRLWLSPWIFLGKNVWIGQISRDIGIRLTTGVWNLTTHEIDPEVDDSRDYLISDIMSVQGLSKFGFVKGVGEATPENPRKILLGDEYWTDGLRAVMLLSEEPVAMDEVSFFIWDFKMKGAKEVIERVGREALSSP
- a CDS encoding arylsulfatase, giving the protein MRPFYLTMLALSAFMIGVSGLSADTSSSEGTREDSNVKTTAGLSNDRKPGTEAIRAKQPKQRQTSEKIGEKKGQNRAPVNKTKPLLLAQAGTSSPSDQPETESEKKGDKTPNIVIIWGDDIGQSNISAYTMGMMGYRTPNIDRVAREGMIFTDYYAEQSCTAGRSAFITGQSVFRTGLSKVGLPGADLGLREEDPTIAELLKPLGYATGQFGKNHLGDKDEMLPTNHGFDEFYGNLYHLNAEEEPELPDYPKDPEFRKKYGPRGVIHSFADGRIEDTGPLTRKRMETIDDDVAARSVTFIEEQHKAGNPFFVWVNFTHMHFRTHTKPESLGQSGRWQSPYHDTMIDHDRNVGQVLDKLDELGISENTIVMYGTDNGPHMNSWPDAAMTPFRNEKNSNWEGAYRVPAMVRWPGKIKPGTVSNDIMSHMDWLPTLLAAAGDADIKEKLLKGHKAGNKTFKVHLDGYNFLPYLTGKEQKSPREEFIYFSDDGGLTGLRYDNWKLVFSEQRQQGTLQIWFEPFTQLRAPKLFNLRMDPYERADVTSNTYWDWLIDHVFLFVPAQDIVGEFLQTFKEFPPRQKAASFTVDQVMEKLAPQSH
- a CDS encoding haloacid dehalogenase-like hydrolase — protein: MKTIEHERRRAIDRMLVVAFALAAALLSGCLATDQTIDTLPLWKDGAPKQSIVEFVEKVTEEGSPDYVETAERIAVFDNDGTLWSEQPIYFQLAFALDRVKMLAPMHPEWKDKQPFKAVLEGDLKTVMAGGERAVLELVMATHAGNTTDQFSQAVTDWLATAKHPKTGRPYTDMVYEPMIELLSYLRTKGFKTYLVSGGGIEFMRPWTERIYGIPPEQVIGSSIKTKFALHDGTPVLVRLPEINFIDDKGGKPVGINQHIGRRPIAAFGNSDGDLQMLQWTTAGSGQRLACLIHHTDADREWAYDRSSSIGRLDRALDEAQEKGWTVVDMKRDWKHIFPFEKR
- a CDS encoding tetratricopeptide repeat protein, with translation MLEQIDNNSNKRSFLHQNNRFLAPISIIVLISFMVLLQSGCDNKGNQPRLDTVVKPEKAEFVDRQSCRECHEKQYREWKDSHHDLAMDVATEETVLGDFNNSTFISYDLTTTFFRQDGKFIVRTDGPDGKLHDYEIRYVLGSDPLQQYMIEFPDGRIQVLDIAWDTHSREEGGQRWFHLHPEEEITPEHLFHWTRRFLNWNYMCAECHTTNLQKNYDLETDTFKTTWSEIDVGCQACHGPGSNHVEWARYLQDTGTKSDRYRNRGLEVNLKADDSHIQVEACARCHSRRNGLRKDYHYGKRFMDYYVPQILIDPLYYPDGQILDEVYVFGSFIQSEKYHQGVRCTDCHDPHTARLHTDGNELCKRCHSTAPVREFDSVILKDYDTPEHHFHKQDSPGASCVECHMPETKYMIVDPRRDHSFRIPRPDLSIKLDIPNACNRCHEDKTPLWAANKVDEWYPFTQDIRKNEIHFAGIFSAGQAGKPEAGPWLIKLAKDVSRPSIVRATALHILQHYKNEQTLHVMSLSLKDDDPLIRYEALRGLSALIPNTSDTDMQSRKLLLLTPLLKDATRAVRTEAARSMTEVPEELRSHAQLHYFEKALEEYKQRQYSIADRPEAHLNLGLLYQNLGQNDLAETSYKNAIQLVSGFIPAHFNLANLYNAVGRNRDAEQQFHKIIELEPDNGEAYYSLGLLLAEEKRLEEAVDYLEKAAFTVKTNPRVFYNWGLCLQHLGRQDDAEKVYLKALDIMADDYSVIYALVTLYLQQRKWDDASVRVKQLKRLNPDSAEVEQLMGYIRQNGGE